From the Candidatus Binataceae bacterium genome, the window CTGGTCTTGTGCGTGGATGAAAAGGCGCAGATTCAGGCGCTCGACCGCAGTCAACCGGTGCTGCCCATGCGCCCCGGCCAAGCCGAGCGGCGCACGCCGGATTATCTGCGCTACGGCACGACCAATCTGTTCGCCGCGCTCGACTTCAAAGCCGGTACCGTGATCGGGGCGTTGCATCAGCGGCATCGGGCCATCGAGTTTCGCCAGTTTCTCCAGACCATCGACGACACCGTGCCGCGCGCCCTCGACCTCCATCTGATCATCGATAACTACGCCACGCACAAGACCCCGGCGATCCGGCGCTGGCTGGTGCAGCATCCTCGCTTCCACCTGCACTTCACGCCGACCGGCGCTTCCTGGCTCAACCTGGTCGAGCGCTGGTTCGCGGCGCTGACCGAAAAGCAACTGCGCCGCGGCGCGCACCGCAGCACCCGTGAACTCGAGGACGCCATCCGCCGTTATCTCGAAATCAACAACCGGCATCCCAAACCCTTCATCTGGACCAAAACCGCCGACCAAATCCTCGACTCCGTCGCTCGATTTTGTAAACGTTCTTTAGACTCAGGACACT encodes:
- a CDS encoding IS630 family transposase; protein product: MRTGRPIAPVSLTVAEREALERWARRPKSAQALAQRARMVLECASGKPNTTVAQRLGLTHQTVGKWRQRFLARRLDGLLDEPRPGAPRQVDDTQIERVVRLTLESLPADATHWSTRAMAKRCGLSQSMVSRIWRAFALQPHRVEGFKLSKDPLFIEKVRDVVGLYLNPPERALVLCVDEKAQIQALDRSQPVLPMRPGQAERRTPDYLRYGTTNLFAALDFKAGTVIGALHQRHRAIEFRQFLQTIDDTVPRALDLHLIIDNYATHKTPAIRRWLVQHPRFHLHFTPTGASWLNLVERWFAALTEKQLRRGAHRSTRELEDAIRRYLEINNRHPKPFIWTKTADQILDSVARFCKRSLDSGH